From one Saprospiraceae bacterium genomic stretch:
- a CDS encoding sulfite exporter TauE/SafE family protein — MYLTFIPIEYHLTPLQWSLIIMASMITGMSKAGVGPISIISVAIWAWIFGSRPSTGILLPMLIVADICAVYYYKRHAVWPILIKLIPWIAIGVIFAAWFGHRIDDQLFKRMMAGIILLSVGALFYWEKKPLARIPSHWAVSSVMGLATGFTSMIGNLAGGFSNIYFISMRVLKDNFIGTAAWMFFLLNLFKLPFHIWVWKTVTPETLSLNLILVPGILLGFWLGVKIVANLNERRFKNLILWLTAISSLLVLLDL, encoded by the coding sequence ATGTATCTGACTTTCATTCCAATTGAATATCATCTCACCCCTCTCCAATGGTCGCTGATCATTATGGCCTCCATGATCACAGGTATGTCCAAGGCAGGTGTGGGACCGATATCAATTATCTCTGTTGCCATCTGGGCCTGGATATTTGGCAGCCGGCCATCCACCGGAATCTTATTGCCCATGCTCATCGTGGCAGACATCTGCGCGGTATATTACTACAAAAGGCATGCAGTCTGGCCCATTCTCATCAAGCTGATCCCATGGATAGCGATCGGTGTGATCTTCGCGGCATGGTTTGGACACAGAATAGATGACCAATTATTCAAACGCATGATGGCAGGCATCATCTTATTGTCGGTAGGTGCTTTGTTTTATTGGGAAAAGAAACCGCTGGCCCGCATCCCTTCGCATTGGGCTGTTTCCTCGGTGATGGGATTGGCGACAGGATTTACTTCAATGATAGGCAATCTGGCCGGAGGATTTTCTAATATCTATTTTATCAGCATGCGGGTGTTAAAAGATAATTTTATTGGGACAGCAGCATGGATGTTTTTTTTACTCAATCTTTTTAAGCTTCCGTTTCATATATGGGTGTGGAAGACAGTGACGCCAGAAACACTATCTCTCAACCTGATACTGGTACCCGGTATACTCCTTGGATTTTGGTTGGGAGTAAAGATTGTGGCCAACCTCAATGAGCGGAGGTTTAAAAACCTGATCCTTTGGCTGACTGCGATCTCCTCTTTGTTGGTGCTGCTGGATTTATGA
- a CDS encoding mechanosensitive ion channel, translating to MKEYFEKWTAQLIPWIFTHGLKILLILVGAYFIHKLAARFIEGAVRISVKPDNHSSNESEKKREDTLIRIFAVTFRVVLIILVGMMFLQEIGIMIGPILAGAGIVGLALGFGGQYIIRDLITGLFIILENQYRIGDVVFLNETSGLVEDISLRRSTLRDLDGTVHHIPHGEIKIVSNLSKTFARVNINVGVSYNANMDQVEEVVNRIGNDMASDPDWKGSIITPPRFLRIDDFADSSIIIKIVGDTQPLKQWVIAGEIRKRLLKEFNRAGIEIPFPQMVLHHDTGSGITESLQKDTQKKIES from the coding sequence ATGAAAGAGTATTTTGAAAAATGGACGGCACAGTTGATCCCGTGGATATTCACACATGGATTAAAAATATTGTTGATTCTCGTCGGGGCATACTTTATTCACAAGCTAGCAGCCAGGTTTATAGAGGGTGCTGTAAGGATTTCTGTAAAACCAGACAACCATTCCTCCAATGAATCTGAAAAGAAAAGAGAAGATACCCTCATTCGCATTTTTGCAGTTACGTTTAGGGTGGTGCTGATAATATTAGTTGGGATGATGTTCCTGCAAGAAATCGGTATTATGATAGGACCTATCTTGGCGGGAGCCGGGATCGTAGGCCTGGCATTGGGGTTTGGAGGACAATATATCATCAGGGATTTGATCACCGGACTATTTATCATATTGGAAAATCAATATCGGATCGGGGATGTGGTCTTTCTCAATGAAACCTCAGGATTAGTCGAAGATATTAGTTTGAGAAGGAGTACACTTAGAGACCTGGATGGTACCGTCCATCACATACCTCATGGAGAAATAAAAATAGTCTCCAACCTTTCAAAAACTTTCGCCAGGGTGAATATCAATGTTGGTGTATCGTACAACGCCAATATGGACCAGGTAGAAGAAGTGGTCAATCGCATTGGCAATGACATGGCCAGTGATCCTGACTGGAAGGGCTCCATTATCACCCCACCGCGTTTTTTAAGAATAGATGACTTTGCTGATTCTTCTATTATCATCAAAATTGTAGGAGATACTCAACCCTTAAAACAATGGGTAATAGCGGGAGAAATACGAAAAAGACTTTTAAAGGAATTTAATCGAGCAGGTATCGAAATCCCTTTTCCACAAATGGTACTTCATCATGACACGGGTAGTGGTATAACCGAGTCGCTACAAAAAGACACACAAAAGAAAATTGAAAGTTAG
- a CDS encoding Gfo/Idh/MocA family oxidoreductase: MNKKINKKRREFVKQSGIAAASFFIVPRYVLGKGYTAPSDRLNLAAIGAGGKGESDIRNAFYNGVNQVVALTDVDTARCKNSLEKFSSATRFKDFRKMFDTMGKDIDAVTISAPDHIHGIAAITAMQLGKHVYVQKPLTHNLYEARQLTEAARKYKVVSQMGNQGASNPGQQQMIQWFDKGLIGKVDKVYVWTNRPVWPQGIPAPTEKPPLPESMSPADWDLFLGPASYVDYHPLYHPFKWRGWWNFGTGALGDMGCHLIDPPFRVLGLGYPTEVECSVGQVFKQDWVPEFIPEGCPPSSHVQLKFNATAKNKSAITLTWYDGGIRPFHPEWIPANEPIGDTDSANGVMMIGTKGVMTCGTYGLVPKIYFKNGKKLEMDPNFSTSNKNEKLPEYGHQVSWTEACKAGFGSAQHRSLTSSFDYSGPLTETVIMGNLAIRSYGLGTPNANGRGMTYNGRKKLLWDGKNMKITNHDEANQFVGRSYREGWKLI; the protein is encoded by the coding sequence ATGAATAAAAAGATCAACAAAAAACGGAGGGAATTTGTCAAGCAATCCGGGATAGCCGCTGCTTCTTTCTTTATTGTGCCTAGATATGTGTTGGGCAAGGGGTATACCGCACCCAGCGACCGCCTTAACCTGGCAGCCATCGGGGCAGGAGGCAAAGGAGAGTCGGACATAAGAAATGCATTCTATAACGGTGTCAATCAGGTTGTTGCACTGACCGATGTCGATACCGCCCGTTGTAAAAATTCACTTGAAAAATTTTCTTCTGCGACCAGGTTCAAAGATTTTCGAAAGATGTTTGATACCATGGGTAAAGACATCGATGCGGTGACTATCTCTGCTCCTGATCATATCCATGGCATAGCCGCTATAACGGCCATGCAGCTGGGCAAACATGTGTATGTTCAAAAACCTTTGACCCACAATCTTTATGAAGCCAGACAACTGACCGAAGCTGCCAGAAAATATAAAGTAGTATCTCAAATGGGTAACCAGGGAGCCTCTAACCCCGGTCAACAGCAGATGATTCAGTGGTTTGACAAGGGTTTGATCGGTAAGGTTGACAAAGTATATGTCTGGACCAATCGACCGGTATGGCCTCAGGGTATCCCTGCCCCTACTGAAAAACCGCCTCTCCCTGAGTCCATGTCACCTGCCGATTGGGATTTGTTTCTAGGCCCTGCCAGTTATGTAGATTATCATCCACTGTATCACCCTTTTAAATGGAGGGGTTGGTGGAATTTTGGCACCGGCGCCCTTGGCGATATGGGTTGTCACCTCATAGATCCTCCGTTTAGAGTCTTGGGGCTTGGTTACCCCACAGAAGTAGAGTGTAGTGTGGGCCAGGTGTTTAAACAAGATTGGGTACCTGAGTTTATACCAGAAGGTTGTCCTCCTTCATCTCACGTTCAGCTCAAATTTAATGCTACTGCCAAAAATAAAAGTGCAATTACCCTCACCTGGTACGATGGAGGCATCCGCCCCTTCCATCCGGAGTGGATCCCTGCTAACGAGCCCATCGGTGACACCGACAGCGCCAATGGTGTTATGATGATAGGCACCAAAGGTGTCATGACCTGTGGCACTTATGGATTGGTACCCAAGATTTATTTTAAAAACGGTAAAAAATTGGAGATGGATCCTAATTTTTCAACTAGCAATAAAAATGAAAAGCTGCCGGAGTATGGCCATCAGGTATCCTGGACAGAAGCCTGCAAAGCCGGTTTTGGTAGTGCACAGCATCGATCCCTCACCTCTTCTTTTGATTATTCCGGTCCTTTGACAGAGACCGTCATCATGGGTAACCTGGCTATCAGAAGCTATGGTCTCGGCACTCCCAATGCCAATGGTAGAGGCATGACATATAATGGTCGTAAAAAGCTTTTATGGGACGGCAAGAATATGAAGATCACTAATCATGATGAAGCCAACCAGTTTGTAGGCCGATCCTATCGTGAAGGTTGGAAGTTGATTTGA
- a CDS encoding BlaI/MecI/CopY family transcriptional regulator — MQRLTPQEEQAMKVIWLLGETNIRAILDELGEAEVPYTTLASTIKNLEKKKYLTSRKIGNVSLYKPTVTEKQYKKSFMQGFVKDYFDNSYKDMVNFFVEQERLSPSELKEIIALIEKSKKS, encoded by the coding sequence ATTCAAAGATTAACCCCTCAGGAAGAGCAAGCGATGAAGGTCATCTGGCTGCTCGGCGAGACCAATATCCGCGCTATCCTTGATGAACTTGGAGAGGCTGAAGTGCCTTATACCACCCTGGCCTCGACGATCAAAAATCTCGAGAAGAAAAAATATCTCACTTCCCGCAAGATCGGCAATGTAAGTCTCTATAAGCCGACCGTGACCGAAAAACAGTACAAAAAATCTTTCATGCAGGGATTTGTCAAAGACTACTTCGACAATAGCTACAAAGACATGGTCAATTTTTTTGTGGAACAAGAACGACTAAGTCCCTCCGAACTCAAAGAAATCATTGCTCTCATCGAAAAAAGTAAAAAATCATGA
- a CDS encoding M56 family metallopeptidase: MIAPVLMFCLKLSIALSVLMLCYQLFLSRLTFFTSIRWYFIFGILLSFILSTATFSSSPISPVSFSDPLTRYIPSLHQFSISETTVTDTAALPYSPGQWLIFFWILGMTIFIARFVIQFSSLIGLKKRAIKLVPSELPIYILDQKITPFSFIDSIFINPTGMSSDEYEKIIRHEWIHIRQRHSFDILIGELICILNWYNPVAWLLKKSIRQNLEYLTDDLMVRQGVDAQAYQYLLVKALGQNTYSFSSTFNFHSLKSRLLMINRIKSHPFQRLKFLIVLPVVLILLLAFRSAPAVIPDTLTSVNAFIDIPISLPSTDLGSSVHPQPAIVPFKSISERFITDTVPQKKSKKDEDYSMSWSWSTDEDDEIRRITIQGNSDDGDVATVYFINGDKKAFNLNDIAERREFNDKYGSKMPMVPPVPPVPPVPPIPPVPPVPPVPPIPPVPPVPPVPPVPGLSLLEDIRLPDDILEISQTREKIKFKFKDGHEESYDMNDPKSKKKFKEKFKDIEEN; this comes from the coding sequence ATGATTGCCCCTGTTTTGATGTTTTGTCTAAAACTATCGATCGCCTTGAGTGTATTGATGCTGTGCTATCAATTGTTTTTATCAAGGCTTACTTTTTTTACTTCCATTCGATGGTATTTCATCTTTGGTATTCTCCTATCTTTTATTCTGTCCACGGCTACCTTCAGCTCAAGCCCAATCTCTCCAGTTTCCTTTTCGGATCCTTTGACACGGTATATACCCAGTCTCCATCAATTTTCCATTTCCGAAACTACGGTGACTGACACTGCTGCTTTACCTTATTCTCCTGGTCAATGGTTGATCTTTTTTTGGATCCTCGGTATGACCATCTTTATTGCCAGGTTCGTTATACAATTTTCGTCATTAATTGGACTAAAAAAGCGAGCTATCAAACTAGTGCCCTCAGAACTTCCAATTTATATTTTAGATCAAAAAATCACCCCTTTTTCTTTTATAGACTCGATCTTTATAAATCCGACAGGAATGTCTTCTGATGAATATGAAAAAATAATCCGCCATGAGTGGATCCATATTCGTCAACGGCACAGCTTTGACATATTGATTGGTGAGCTCATCTGTATTCTCAATTGGTACAATCCTGTAGCCTGGTTGCTTAAAAAATCTATCCGTCAAAACCTGGAGTATCTCACTGACGACCTGATGGTCAGGCAGGGAGTGGACGCCCAAGCTTATCAGTATCTATTGGTAAAGGCTCTTGGTCAAAACACGTACTCTTTCTCTTCTACCTTTAATTTTCATTCTTTAAAATCCCGTTTACTTATGATCAATCGTATTAAATCTCATCCCTTTCAACGATTAAAATTTTTAATTGTCCTACCCGTGGTGCTTATCTTATTATTGGCCTTTAGATCTGCTCCTGCAGTCATTCCGGACACATTGACTTCGGTGAATGCTTTTATAGATATACCTATATCATTGCCCTCGACAGATTTGGGTAGCTCCGTCCATCCTCAACCAGCAATTGTACCATTTAAAAGTATATCGGAACGCTTTATTACAGATACTGTGCCACAAAAAAAATCGAAAAAGGACGAAGACTATTCCATGTCCTGGTCCTGGTCTACCGATGAGGATGATGAGATCAGGCGCATCACCATTCAGGGCAACTCGGATGATGGGGATGTCGCTACCGTTTATTTTATCAATGGCGATAAAAAGGCTTTTAACCTCAACGATATAGCTGAAAGACGAGAGTTCAATGACAAATACGGTAGTAAAATGCCGATGGTACCACCAGTTCCTCCAGTTCCTCCAGTGCCCCCCATCCCGCCAGTTCCTCCAGTGCCGCCGGTGCCTCCCATCCCGCCGGTGCCTCCAGTACCGCCGGTGCCACCAGTACCCGGCTTGAGTCTTTTAGAAGATATTCGGCTTCCTGATGATATATTAGAAATCTCGCAAACCAGAGAAAAAATCAAGTTTAAGTTTAAAGACGGTCACGAAGAGTCATACGATATGAATGACCCTAAATCCAAAAAGAAATTTAAGGAGAAATTTAAAGACATTGAAGAGAATTAG
- a CDS encoding COX15/CtaA family protein yields the protein MQASPYLKTPVKIWLVIGLVMIFFQIIIGGITRLTGSGLSITKWDIVTGAIPPLNHDQWQDEFELYKRTPQYQKINQGMDLSRFKWIYFWEYLHRLWARSMGFVFLIPLVIFWLKGYLGVKGLKKDLLIVFLLAALVGMFGWIMVASGLVERPWVNAYKLSIHLGLALITLSFLWWVFLKYQYVDRVSPDKIGTVLARTFLFLVSIQILLGGMMSGMKAALLFPSFPMMGSHLIDPIIFKADSWQWMHFVDYDVYPFLPALVQVLHRSLAMAVLTLFFIAVFRLGSKSLMMIGIILIVQIILGIWTLLSSIGTIPVGLGVMHQAVGIMLLMAAVHWYFMQHRAGR from the coding sequence ATGCAAGCAAGCCCATACCTTAAAACTCCTGTAAAAATCTGGTTAGTCATTGGATTGGTGATGATTTTTTTTCAGATTATTATCGGAGGTATTACCAGGTTGACCGGTTCAGGTCTTTCCATCACAAAATGGGATATCGTGACGGGTGCCATTCCGCCTCTCAATCATGACCAGTGGCAAGATGAATTTGAACTGTATAAACGAACTCCGCAGTACCAAAAGATCAATCAAGGTATGGACCTTTCGAGGTTTAAGTGGATCTATTTTTGGGAATACCTACATAGGCTTTGGGCCAGAAGTATGGGATTTGTGTTTTTGATTCCGTTGGTGATATTTTGGCTGAAAGGATACCTCGGGGTGAAGGGATTAAAAAAGGATTTGTTGATCGTCTTTTTGCTTGCAGCTTTGGTGGGAATGTTTGGATGGATTATGGTGGCGAGTGGACTGGTCGAAAGGCCTTGGGTGAATGCATACAAATTGAGCATACATCTGGGTTTGGCATTGATCACGCTGAGTTTTTTATGGTGGGTATTTTTGAAATATCAATATGTAGACAGAGTCTCTCCGGATAAAATTGGGACTGTTTTGGCCCGTACATTTTTGTTTTTGGTGTCGATCCAGATTTTGTTGGGAGGCATGATGAGTGGTATGAAGGCGGCGCTGCTATTTCCCAGTTTTCCGATGATGGGAAGTCATTTGATAGACCCTATAATTTTTAAAGCTGACTCCTGGCAGTGGATGCACTTTGTGGATTATGATGTATATCCTTTTTTACCGGCTTTGGTACAGGTATTGCATCGTAGTCTGGCAATGGCTGTATTGACGCTATTTTTCATAGCGGTATTCAGGTTAGGGAGTAAGTCATTGATGATGATTGGGATCATTTTGATTGTCCAGATCATTTTAGGAATATGGACATTGCTCTCAAGTATTGGTACGATCCCGGTTGGTTTGGGTGTGATGCACCAGGCGGTAGGTATTATGCTATTAATGGCAGCGGTACATTGGTATTTTATGCAGCATCGTGCCGGCAGGTAA
- a CDS encoding Uma2 family endonuclease — protein sequence MHALKSLPHYTYDDYKLWEGDWELIDGIPYSMSPAATPRHQYIANNLGLVFALALKGCADCKVYQPIDYKIDEYTVVQPDLLIVCKPIKKKFLDFPPALVVEILSDSTKEKDREVKYSLFEKEGIPWYLMVDPDKETVEIYQLKTKKYHKIETVHDESFTFNIGTCKAPVVMKEIW from the coding sequence ATGCATGCTTTAAAAAGTCTTCCTCACTATACATATGATGATTATAAATTGTGGGAAGGTGACTGGGAGCTTATTGATGGTATTCCGTACTCCATGAGCCCAGCTGCTACACCGAGGCATCAATATATTGCTAATAATTTGGGATTAGTTTTTGCTTTGGCTTTAAAAGGTTGCGCTGATTGTAAAGTATACCAACCTATAGATTATAAAATAGACGAATACACTGTCGTTCAACCTGATTTATTGATTGTATGCAAACCGATCAAGAAGAAATTTCTTGATTTTCCGCCAGCATTAGTGGTTGAGATTCTGAGTGATTCAACGAAAGAAAAAGATAGAGAAGTAAAGTATTCTTTATTTGAGAAAGAAGGTATCCCCTGGTATTTGATGGTGGATCCGGACAAGGAAACCGTGGAAATCTATCAACTAAAGACGAAAAAATATCATAAAATCGAGACAGTTCATGACGAGTCTTTTACTTTTAATATAGGGACTTGCAAGGCTCCTGTAGTGATGAAAGAAATTTGGTAA
- the thrC gene encoding threonine synthase yields MKYYSTKSGKEDHSIFLPFEQAIFLGPAADGGLFMPDTFPILSQSFISNIAQKSIVDIGCEIIQPFTELADATLLDIVSKAFSFPAPLHYVSEDRCFLELFHGPTLAFKDFGARFMAQTMSVLRPKDTEINILVATSGDTGGAVASAFSGLESFKVFILFPKGKVSPLQQRQLTTWEDNVQAIEVDGTFDDCQRLVKQAFADKDLRDKKVFGSANSINIARLLPQMVYYFESYKQARSKKDLTLIVPSGNFGNLTAGLFAKRIGLPIAHFIAATNINDMVPEYLRTGSFVPRVSRETLSNAMDVGDPSNFVRMKEMYRGLDERSTWNYLRQDISEHVVDDTTTLDNIKEVYEKQGYIMDPHTAVAYDAAKSNPGNNVIVSTAHWAKFASTIERAIGFLPALPESLTRLMDKEERMVTIRPEYELLLDIIR; encoded by the coding sequence ATGAAGTATTACAGCACGAAGAGTGGTAAAGAGGACCATTCCATTTTTTTACCTTTCGAGCAGGCTATTTTTTTAGGTCCAGCTGCTGATGGAGGCCTGTTTATGCCGGATACCTTTCCCATACTAAGCCAATCCTTTATATCAAATATAGCACAGAAGTCTATTGTGGATATAGGTTGTGAAATCATCCAGCCTTTTACGGAGTTGGCAGACGCAACGTTACTAGACATAGTCTCAAAGGCATTTTCATTCCCTGCTCCACTGCATTATGTATCAGAGGATAGGTGCTTTCTCGAATTGTTTCATGGACCTACCTTGGCCTTTAAAGATTTTGGAGCCCGGTTCATGGCTCAGACGATGTCGGTCTTGAGACCAAAGGATACGGAGATCAATATCCTGGTGGCTACTTCTGGAGATACAGGTGGCGCTGTCGCCAGTGCGTTCAGTGGTTTGGAGAGCTTTAAGGTATTCATCCTGTTTCCTAAAGGTAAGGTCAGTCCCTTACAACAAAGACAGCTGACCACCTGGGAAGATAATGTCCAGGCGATTGAGGTAGATGGCACCTTTGATGATTGTCAAAGATTGGTCAAACAAGCTTTTGCTGACAAGGACCTTCGGGACAAAAAAGTATTTGGGTCAGCCAATTCGATCAATATAGCCCGACTCTTACCCCAGATGGTATATTATTTTGAATCGTACAAGCAAGCACGTTCCAAGAAAGATCTTACCCTTATAGTGCCATCAGGCAATTTTGGTAATCTCACAGCCGGGCTTTTTGCCAAGCGGATTGGGCTACCGATAGCCCATTTTATAGCTGCTACCAATATCAATGATATGGTGCCGGAGTATCTCAGGACCGGGTCGTTTGTACCAAGAGTTTCACGTGAAACATTGTCCAACGCGATGGATGTGGGTGACCCTAGCAATTTTGTGCGCATGAAAGAAATGTACAGAGGATTGGACGAACGTTCCACGTGGAACTATCTCCGTCAAGACATCAGCGAACATGTGGTCGATGACACCACTACTCTGGACAATATAAAGGAGGTGTATGAAAAGCAGGGCTATATCATGGATCCACATACAGCCGTGGCCTATGATGCTGCCAAATCCAATCCGGGTAATAATGTGATTGTGTCTACGGCGCACTGGGCCAAATTTGCCTCAACGATAGAGCGGGCGATTGGGTTTTTACCCGCTTTGCCAGAATCCCTGACCCGACTGATGGACAAAGAAGAAAGGATGGTGACTATAAGACCGGAGTATGAGCTTTTGCTGGATATAATCAGGTGA
- a CDS encoding M14 family metallopeptidase, producing the protein MSYKRYFKIFTLLVLSASDTMTQPVLPPLTAWHGKSESLIANVTDPWITPTEKSGFITTPDYNETVSWFKKLTTASRLLRMVTIGKSLEGRDIVMIVASIEQNITPAALKKSNKPLFLVQAGIHSGEIDGKDAGMMLLRDIAFGGKQSLLNKVNFLFIPILSVDAHERSSEYNRPNQRGPQNMGWRTNAQNLNLNRDYAKLDTKELRAVVKVMNEYNPVLYMDIHVTDGADYQYDITFGGIGLQGNSPGISQWLETIYKPAADKDLLAQGHIPGPLLLALNDRDFSEGNIWILGSPRFSDSYGNLRHMATLLIENHSLKPYKQRVLGTYVLLESTLNLLATDGQMLRQITEKDKTIRDSKVPMSYKVPQMKNSLSFESTAIMEMSDTNQVSPDSLEFYGISSRIIKSSITNADYIEWLGIPQKSTIVSYKATEPIDFVLRPKGYWIPASCDEVISRLKMHGIKMNIITQPQEISVEMYRIEGAKFENEAQVVLPYEGHIQVSGNTKSETRKQTFPKGSAYISTDQTLGDLAMALLEPTSKDSYFSWGFFLSIFQRTEYIEAYLMEPMAKKMLEESPELQKEFEEKKATDKSFANNQSAILTWFYSKTKYYDDHYLLYPIGRALN; encoded by the coding sequence ATGTCATATAAACGATATTTTAAAATATTCACACTCCTCGTATTGTCTGCATCAGACACTATGACCCAACCTGTCCTTCCACCGCTTACAGCCTGGCATGGTAAAAGCGAATCGCTGATTGCTAATGTTACCGATCCATGGATCACGCCTACTGAAAAATCAGGTTTTATAACAACTCCTGATTATAACGAGACGGTGAGTTGGTTTAAAAAACTGACTACAGCCTCTCGCTTATTAAGAATGGTCACCATCGGTAAAAGCTTAGAAGGACGGGATATTGTGATGATCGTCGCATCGATTGAGCAAAACATAACACCGGCTGCATTAAAAAAATCAAACAAGCCTTTGTTTTTGGTGCAAGCAGGTATTCACTCCGGCGAAATCGATGGCAAAGATGCCGGCATGATGTTACTGAGAGATATTGCATTCGGCGGCAAGCAATCACTATTGAATAAAGTAAACTTTTTATTTATTCCTATACTGAGTGTAGATGCGCATGAACGATCTTCGGAGTACAACCGACCCAACCAACGAGGACCGCAGAACATGGGTTGGAGAACCAATGCTCAAAATTTAAACCTCAACAGGGATTATGCAAAACTGGATACTAAAGAATTGAGAGCGGTGGTAAAAGTAATGAATGAATATAATCCGGTCTTGTATATGGATATCCATGTAACCGATGGAGCCGACTACCAGTACGATATTACATTTGGGGGCATTGGCCTGCAAGGCAATTCGCCGGGCATTTCGCAATGGTTGGAAACAATTTATAAACCAGCCGCTGATAAAGACTTATTGGCTCAGGGACACATTCCCGGACCACTGTTATTGGCACTTAATGACCGGGATTTTTCAGAAGGCAATATATGGATCCTGGGAAGCCCAAGGTTTTCCGACAGCTATGGCAACCTTCGGCATATGGCAACCCTCCTGATTGAGAATCATTCATTAAAACCCTATAAACAAAGGGTATTGGGCACTTACGTTTTGTTGGAAAGTACGTTGAATTTACTGGCAACAGACGGACAGATGCTTAGACAGATTACAGAAAAAGATAAAACAATCAGGGACTCAAAAGTACCGATGTCCTATAAAGTACCCCAGATGAAAAACTCCCTGAGTTTTGAATCAACAGCAATTATGGAGATGAGCGACACGAACCAAGTCAGTCCTGACAGCCTTGAATTTTATGGAATATCATCCAGGATAATAAAATCATCAATTACAAACGCAGATTATATAGAATGGCTTGGCATTCCCCAAAAATCAACCATCGTCAGTTATAAAGCTACCGAACCGATTGATTTTGTACTTCGCCCCAAAGGCTATTGGATTCCAGCCTCATGCGATGAGGTAATCAGTCGCTTAAAAATGCACGGCATAAAGATGAATATCATCACACAACCACAGGAAATAAGTGTAGAGATGTATAGAATAGAAGGTGCTAAATTTGAAAACGAAGCGCAGGTAGTACTGCCATATGAAGGACATATTCAAGTGAGTGGGAATACAAAATCTGAAACCCGCAAGCAGACATTTCCAAAAGGCTCTGCCTACATTTCCACGGACCAGACTCTGGGCGACCTGGCTATGGCCCTTCTGGAACCCACTTCAAAAGATTCTTATTTTAGTTGGGGATTTTTTCTTTCCATTTTTCAACGGACAGAATATATTGAAGCGTATTTGATGGAGCCCATGGCAAAAAAAATGTTGGAAGAATCCCCGGAATTACAGAAGGAATTTGAAGAAAAGAAAGCAACGGATAAATCCTTTGCAAATAATCAATCCGCCATCCTGACCTGGTTTTACAGCAAAACAAAATATTATGACGACCATTACTTGTTATACCCGATAGGGAGAGCACTTAATTGA
- a CDS encoding nuclear transport factor 2 family protein translates to MKSTFLFLLLLVSDSILAQSKTESVIIKLSAEKYASMNPSSLDKLKTLLDDRMIFIHSNGMTETKADMIQHIKEGKWMLRKVDSREVNVRVYKNNFAVLTAKGIFHATNEGKDMDVDLYYTEVWTHVKDGWLLASRHASKN, encoded by the coding sequence ATGAAATCTACCTTTTTATTCCTCCTGCTGCTGGTCAGTGATTCCATCTTGGCCCAATCTAAAACAGAATCTGTGATCATAAAACTATCTGCCGAGAAGTACGCATCGATGAATCCCTCCTCCCTTGACAAGCTCAAAACACTCCTGGATGACCGGATGATCTTTATCCATTCCAACGGCATGACAGAGACCAAAGCAGATATGATACAACATATCAAAGAGGGCAAGTGGATGCTGCGCAAAGTAGACTCCAGGGAGGTCAATGTCAGGGTATACAAAAACAATTTTGCCGTACTCACCGCCAAAGGTATCTTTCATGCTACCAATGAAGGCAAGGATATGGATGTAGACCTGTATTATACGGAGGTATGGACGCACGTGAAAGACGGTTGGTTGTTAGCGAGCAGGCATGCGAGTAAGAATTAA